In the genome of Coraliomargarita algicola, one region contains:
- a CDS encoding sensor histidine kinase, with the protein MHSHTVYSRLLLAGCKYTIFAAFWLHISAGAEHLEQIIAANYLDTYQQNERRLEAISKQLENLPIPNLREPTGTGGFLSDNKEHADDEVVITFNWDQAHRIDATALFPLRLFMDEVYDENLYWPKLITIETNVDGSTTTLAQLDGAQARLRQSLPELVTFSPTKTDNLTIRCTGLQQHPNRDWHAAGFAEIFIFSEHHNLAPIAKLQTNGSRDGKYVLSSKFLTDNQTPLGLPQQAIEDKKKLNYFRQVTENKALNETPLTLTLHYLEPIAIDALRIDPVNHFYYGQGFPVRFTIELLDETGNILLPHNQYRRIALRNPALNPFIANFDETKASSIRITILETQQGVTPRAPTIELSEITALHRGLPLIPAKKIDLLWRNEIQTYTRGVKSRDITLRRMATLNNGETENGRIISQREWTEGLHQQQQLMEEQLMLRSAQTAILTAIRRGILMGSIGLVVIILATAISLIVRSRIKARQHVLHLRAQIASDLHDDVGSNLGTIILQTERLQDLIHTQHEQDRLKKILRLTKESVLGLQEVLQTTSPEIGHHKSLATHLQELTELMLGQTPYTIDIDPIVNDALTDNLTRGRFMLFYKEAVHNAKKHAQCKHVDISIKKDTRALILCIGDDGVGIDAKALSKASTLRTLKKRAEWLSGTLTIDSAKGKGTRLTLELPLNTLRRRSA; encoded by the coding sequence ATGCATAGCCATACAGTTTATTCCAGACTCTTATTAGCTGGTTGCAAGTATACCATCTTTGCCGCCTTCTGGCTGCACATCAGCGCAGGAGCCGAACATCTGGAGCAAATAATCGCCGCCAACTATTTAGACACTTACCAACAAAACGAGCGGCGACTCGAAGCCATCAGCAAGCAGCTTGAGAATTTACCGATCCCGAATCTGCGTGAACCCACGGGCACGGGCGGATTCCTATCCGACAATAAAGAACACGCCGACGATGAAGTCGTGATCACCTTTAACTGGGATCAAGCACATCGAATAGATGCCACCGCCCTCTTCCCCTTGCGGTTGTTCATGGATGAAGTTTATGACGAAAATCTCTACTGGCCAAAACTGATCACGATTGAAACCAATGTGGATGGCTCGACGACCACTCTCGCTCAACTTGATGGTGCTCAAGCCAGGCTACGCCAGTCACTGCCTGAACTCGTGACATTCAGCCCGACTAAAACCGACAACTTAACCATTCGCTGCACCGGATTACAGCAGCACCCAAATAGAGATTGGCATGCCGCAGGTTTTGCCGAGATCTTCATTTTTTCAGAGCATCACAATCTGGCTCCAATCGCGAAGCTACAGACCAACGGCAGTCGAGATGGTAAATATGTGCTCTCATCCAAATTTCTCACCGATAATCAAACCCCACTGGGCCTCCCTCAGCAAGCCATCGAGGACAAGAAAAAACTCAACTATTTCCGCCAAGTAACCGAGAACAAAGCACTCAACGAGACTCCGCTCACACTAACACTGCACTACCTTGAACCAATTGCCATTGATGCCCTTCGAATCGACCCCGTAAATCATTTTTACTACGGGCAGGGGTTCCCCGTGCGCTTCACAATTGAGCTGCTAGACGAGACTGGGAACATACTCCTGCCCCACAATCAATACCGACGAATCGCACTGCGCAACCCGGCGCTAAACCCTTTTATTGCCAATTTCGATGAAACAAAAGCGAGCTCAATAAGGATTACGATCCTTGAGACACAGCAAGGAGTTACACCTAGAGCGCCGACCATTGAACTCAGTGAAATCACAGCGCTGCATCGAGGACTCCCACTCATTCCTGCTAAAAAAATTGATCTGCTATGGCGAAACGAGATTCAAACATACACTCGTGGAGTTAAGTCTCGCGACATCACTCTCAGACGGATGGCCACACTGAATAATGGTGAAACCGAAAATGGGCGCATCATCTCCCAGCGGGAGTGGACAGAAGGACTCCACCAACAACAACAGCTGATGGAGGAGCAGTTGATGCTACGAAGCGCTCAGACCGCAATCTTAACCGCAATCCGAAGGGGTATCCTAATGGGAAGCATTGGTTTAGTCGTGATCATCCTAGCCACTGCAATTTCCTTGATCGTGCGCAGCCGTATAAAAGCCCGCCAACATGTCCTCCACTTACGTGCACAGATTGCCAGTGATCTGCACGATGATGTCGGCAGTAACCTCGGCACCATCATACTTCAAACCGAGCGCCTACAAGATCTGATACACACACAACACGAGCAGGATCGTTTAAAAAAGATCCTCCGATTGACCAAAGAGAGTGTGCTCGGCCTACAGGAAGTGCTTCAAACCACCTCGCCTGAAATAGGGCACCACAAAAGCCTAGCAACACATTTGCAGGAACTAACCGAGCTCATGCTCGGGCAGACGCCATACACGATCGATATCGACCCGATCGTGAATGACGCGCTCACCGACAACCTCACACGCGGCAGATTCATGCTCTTCTACAAAGAAGCCGTCCATAATGCGAAGAAGCATGCGCAGTGCAAACACGTTGACATCTCTATCAAGAAAGACACGCGTGCGTTAATTCTATGCATCGGCGACGACGGCGTCGGTATCGACGCAAAAGCGCTCTCCAAGGCAAGTACCCTACGCACCCTCAAGAAACGAGCCGAATGGCTTAGCGGCACACTAACAATTGATTCCGCGAAGGGAAAAGGCACACGCCTGACCTTAGAATTACCACTCAATACACTCAGACGGCGTTCTGCGTAG
- a CDS encoding response regulator transcription factor produces MRHDKATSPIHVCLLEDHADFRETLCEAIESVGKFAIDATFSTAEALFEYLEDATPPDIIILDLGLPGMSGIEAIPKIKQLAPQTMTLVLTVYNNKAKVLQALGAGASGYLIKSSGLKAIVSGIEDAYHGISPLSADIAKMVFDTFSHIKPQAIEAELSQREVEVLERLAAGDTRQEAADGLSVSIHTINTHIRHIYEKLQVHNLSGAVNKAASMNII; encoded by the coding sequence ATGAGACACGATAAAGCCACTTCTCCTATTCACGTTTGCCTATTGGAAGACCATGCGGATTTCCGAGAAACCTTGTGCGAAGCAATCGAATCTGTTGGGAAGTTCGCCATTGATGCAACCTTTTCGACCGCTGAAGCTCTCTTCGAATACCTAGAAGATGCGACGCCACCAGATATCATAATTCTTGATCTGGGGCTTCCTGGCATGTCAGGCATTGAGGCGATTCCTAAGATCAAGCAACTCGCTCCTCAAACCATGACTTTAGTGCTGACCGTCTACAATAATAAGGCGAAAGTTTTACAAGCGCTTGGAGCTGGAGCCAGTGGCTATTTGATCAAATCCTCTGGCCTCAAGGCCATTGTCAGTGGCATCGAGGATGCTTATCACGGCATCTCCCCACTGAGCGCTGACATTGCAAAAATGGTGTTCGACACATTCTCACATATCAAGCCTCAGGCCATCGAAGCCGAACTGTCACAGCGCGAAGTGGAAGTCTTAGAGCGGTTGGCAGCAGGGGATACTCGACAGGAAGCGGCTGATGGACTTTCAGTTAGTATCCACACGATTAACACACACATTCGCCATATCTACGAAAAACTACAAGTCCACAACCTGTCTGGAGCCGTAAACAAAGCCGCCTCAATGAATATCATCTAA
- a CDS encoding PEP-CTERM sorting domain-containing protein, whose translation MKKILIPAFTIVAIVTSLSAQTSLSFNDLNSDVTTANTLSLGGLMAGLTVTGAPSGDNYLYSVTYTGADYDGDTLNDTLTFGVLVERWTDSTQTFGSTTPSNSDSSVTIGTTSGQVQIDTAEHTWHSSDIPVSSITRFEANQSLQFSIVSLDVDFADAEGTAVFATGFTQVRMEENAGSGHRTIFGAGSGLDGHAYNADLDKTLSASYGTGDLFVTGAAGTGSNNRRYGVTNVDFDIVITVIPEPGTYALFVGLTGVAFVMLRRRRG comes from the coding sequence ATGAAAAAAATACTGATCCCCGCATTTACCATCGTAGCCATAGTCACATCGTTGAGCGCGCAGACAAGCCTTAGCTTTAACGATCTAAATTCGGACGTGACCACCGCCAATACGCTGAGTTTGGGCGGGCTCATGGCAGGCTTGACGGTGACTGGAGCTCCGAGTGGTGATAATTACCTCTATTCGGTGACTTATACTGGTGCTGATTATGATGGTGATACTTTGAATGACACTCTCACGTTTGGTGTGTTGGTCGAACGATGGACTGATAGCACGCAGACTTTTGGTTCTACAACTCCAAGTAATTCGGATTCGTCGGTAACGATTGGAACTACTAGTGGTCAAGTGCAAATCGACACCGCTGAACACACATGGCATTCATCGGATATTCCAGTGAGTTCAATTACTCGATTTGAGGCGAATCAATCACTCCAGTTCAGTATTGTTTCCTTAGATGTTGATTTTGCGGATGCTGAAGGAACTGCAGTTTTCGCGACAGGTTTTACTCAGGTCAGAATGGAAGAGAATGCGGGAAGTGGTCACCGAACAATCTTCGGTGCAGGAAGTGGTCTGGATGGACATGCCTACAATGCAGATCTTGATAAAACCTTGAGCGCGAGCTACGGCACAGGAGATCTTTTTGTAACGGGTGCGGCAGGAACGGGTAGTAACAATAGACGATATGGCGTTACCAATGTTGATTTCGATATTGTGATTACGGTGATTCCCGAACCCGGCACCTACGCGCTGTTCGTTGGCCTCACTGGTGTGGCTTTTGTGATGCTTCGCCGTCGTCGCGGCTAG
- a CDS encoding family 43 glycosylhydrolase: protein MKETKDRMMKMTKMIMWALLPACLLSVPVANAEDAHGTVTFTKTDLTGIGPEKKVSRRDPSDVIKVGDLYYVWYSKGPVRTGYDATVWGASSPDGVNWTEIGEAVSKGGAGAWDEASVFTPNILVAEGQYWLFYTGISKNPKVKPDSKIGIAVSDSPNGPWQKLDTNPVLKNSDNKSDFDSHLVDDACLIVRDGKYWFYYKGRQLGKKASQTQMGLAIADHPGGPYLRHPENPVIPGNHEVVVWPQGKGVAAMIGKVGPKDIVKTIQYAEDGVNFTKTHDMASTPFAGGTYRPEAFSDTNQGEAPAWGVHIGKGGKLYCIQRFDIEWSE, encoded by the coding sequence ATGAAAGAAACAAAAGATAGAATGATGAAAATGACTAAGATGATTATGTGGGCCTTGCTTCCAGCATGCCTTTTGTCTGTGCCTGTTGCAAACGCTGAGGATGCGCACGGAACCGTTACATTCACGAAGACAGACTTGACCGGTATTGGCCCGGAAAAGAAGGTCTCGCGCCGTGATCCGAGCGATGTGATCAAGGTGGGGGATCTTTATTATGTCTGGTATTCGAAAGGTCCGGTTAGAACTGGTTACGATGCCACAGTCTGGGGAGCAAGCTCTCCGGACGGTGTGAACTGGACGGAAATAGGCGAAGCGGTCTCCAAAGGCGGAGCTGGCGCCTGGGATGAAGCGAGTGTTTTCACCCCCAATATCCTTGTTGCCGAAGGGCAATACTGGCTATTCTACACGGGTATTTCGAAAAATCCGAAGGTAAAGCCCGATTCCAAAATCGGCATCGCGGTATCAGACTCTCCGAATGGGCCGTGGCAAAAGCTAGATACTAATCCAGTTCTGAAGAACAGCGATAATAAATCGGACTTTGACAGCCATCTGGTTGATGATGCCTGCCTGATTGTCCGCGACGGAAAATATTGGTTCTACTACAAAGGCCGTCAGCTGGGTAAGAAAGCCAGTCAAACCCAAATGGGACTAGCGATTGCGGATCACCCCGGAGGCCCCTATCTCCGTCATCCAGAAAATCCTGTCATTCCCGGCAATCACGAAGTCGTGGTCTGGCCGCAGGGTAAAGGGGTTGCGGCAATGATCGGGAAGGTTGGCCCCAAGGATATCGTAAAGACCATCCAGTATGCTGAGGATGGTGTGAACTTCACAAAAACACATGATATGGCATCCACGCCTTTTGCAGGTGGAACTTATCGGCCCGAGGCTTTTTCAGACACGAATCAGGGGGAAGCTCCAGCGTGGGGCGTGCACATTGGAAAAGGTGGAAAACTTTACTGTATTCAGCGCTTCGATATCGAGTGGTCTGAATAA
- a CDS encoding sulfatase-like hydrolase/transferase has translation MLLSSGSTVHAAEKFPNVVLIFSDDLGYGDLGCYGATKVQTANIDSLAKDGRMFTDAHSASAVCTPSRYALLTGEYILPALLEDPKENIRENLLLAPKSARHLAIRKGKWMYIPKRGSGGFSGSKATDHAWGGPPAISFMGSENSDVENGEYKQGAPTAQLYDLEADLNQTTNLYQQHPEVVKSMEALLTKIKKNTIKENSRKH, from the coding sequence ATGCTGCTTTCTAGTGGTAGCACAGTCCATGCTGCCGAGAAGTTTCCTAACGTGGTGCTAATTTTTTCGGATGATTTGGGCTACGGCGATCTTGGTTGCTATGGCGCGACGAAAGTTCAGACAGCAAACATCGATAGCCTCGCAAAGGACGGGCGAATGTTTACCGATGCGCATTCTGCTTCCGCCGTATGCACACCTTCGCGCTATGCACTATTGACCGGGGAATACATATTACCAGCATTACTTGAAGATCCGAAAGAAAATATTCGCGAAAACCTATTATTAGCTCCTAAAAGTGCTAGGCACCTAGCTATCCGTAAAGGTAAATGGATGTATATCCCAAAGCGTGGCAGCGGAGGCTTTTCAGGTTCTAAAGCGACTGACCATGCCTGGGGAGGCCCACCAGCTATATCATTTATGGGTAGTGAGAATAGCGATGTCGAAAACGGTGAATATAAGCAAGGTGCGCCCACCGCTCAACTTTACGATCTAGAGGCTGACCTAAATCAGACCACAAACCTGTATCAGCAACATCCAGAAGTTGTCAAATCGATGGAAGCGTTACTCACCAAAATCAAAAAAAATACAATAAAGGAAAACAGCCGTAAGCACTAG
- a CDS encoding sulfatase, giving the protein MKKWIVLVVFTGLFSSVVLADGLSGSRPNIIFILADDLGWADTSHNGAEFYETPNFDQLTQDGMAFTRAYSGGPNCAPTRACLISGMYTPRHKIWTPGMKSKGSYKNMKLLVPNREGQQGDWFESKDSLDPSVVSIAEVLNQQGYKTAMMGKWHCGDDEQGFDVFSGDGTDKKYKKHYGSPTVADSLTEGAVKFISENKDGPFFLYLAHWDVHAPHRANKAVIEKYEAKLKARDDWSEKWRPTYAAMIEAFDTSIGKVRDTVNELGLAENTLIIVTSDNGSICQIKGGPLRGGKGSLFEGGVRVATSMSWPGVIPAGTECNIPITSVDMMPTFAQLAGGELPATQPVDGQSFVPLLKGEKALEDRSIFWHYPMYLDSKGKAVIPIHGTNRMYWRGVPATMIVTGDWKLIYYYEDQSVKLFNVQADPYEASELSSRHPEKTQQMLKELKEWLPQQMRLFRIK; this is encoded by the coding sequence ATGAAGAAATGGATAGTTCTAGTTGTTTTTACAGGTTTGTTTTCGTCAGTCGTTCTAGCGGATGGTTTGTCTGGCAGTCGTCCGAACATTATCTTCATTCTGGCAGATGATTTGGGATGGGCGGATACCAGTCATAATGGTGCAGAGTTTTATGAGACACCGAATTTCGACCAGTTGACTCAAGACGGGATGGCATTTACTCGAGCCTATTCGGGCGGTCCGAATTGTGCGCCGACCCGCGCATGCCTGATCTCTGGGATGTATACGCCGCGTCACAAAATATGGACGCCGGGCATGAAATCTAAGGGCAGCTATAAGAATATGAAACTTCTAGTTCCTAATCGGGAGGGGCAACAGGGCGACTGGTTTGAGTCTAAAGATAGTCTGGATCCGAGCGTTGTTTCCATTGCCGAAGTGCTCAATCAACAGGGATACAAAACCGCGATGATGGGGAAGTGGCACTGTGGTGACGATGAGCAGGGCTTTGATGTTTTCAGTGGCGACGGCACGGATAAAAAGTATAAAAAACACTACGGAAGTCCTACAGTTGCTGATTCATTGACCGAAGGAGCGGTGAAGTTCATTTCAGAGAATAAGGATGGGCCCTTTTTTCTTTATCTAGCGCATTGGGATGTTCATGCACCTCACCGTGCAAACAAAGCGGTGATTGAAAAATATGAAGCTAAATTGAAGGCTCGAGACGATTGGTCCGAAAAGTGGAGGCCGACGTATGCTGCAATGATCGAAGCGTTTGATACGAGCATCGGTAAAGTGCGCGACACGGTCAACGAACTTGGTCTTGCCGAAAACACACTCATCATTGTTACCTCGGATAATGGGTCAATATGCCAGATCAAGGGCGGGCCTCTACGAGGCGGTAAAGGTAGTTTGTTCGAAGGCGGGGTTCGTGTTGCAACTAGCATGTCTTGGCCAGGTGTTATTCCCGCGGGGACTGAATGTAACATCCCGATTACTAGTGTTGATATGATGCCTACTTTTGCGCAACTCGCTGGAGGGGAGTTGCCCGCAACCCAGCCAGTTGACGGTCAATCTTTTGTGCCGCTTTTGAAAGGAGAAAAAGCTCTGGAGGATCGCAGTATATTTTGGCACTACCCCATGTATTTAGACTCCAAGGGTAAGGCTGTCATTCCGATACACGGGACGAATCGAATGTATTGGCGCGGCGTTCCAGCGACTATGATTGTTACTGGAGACTGGAAGTTGATTTATTACTACGAGGATCAATCGGTGAAGCTTTTCAACGTTCAAGCAGATCCTTATGAGGCGAGTGAGCTGTCGTCTCGGCACCCTGAAAAAACGCAGCAAATGTTGAAAGAACTCAAGGAGTGGTTGCCGCAACAGATGCGCCTGTTCCGGATAAAATGA
- a CDS encoding sulfatase, which produces MKLFLKYMLVIGLASHAFAAVKQPNVVFFLVDDLGWKDLGCFGAELYETPNIDQLCSEGIRFPQAYSSAAICSPARATALTGKHCLNLNMWSHQHTIPQGQKILPHYLKEAGYQTWHVGKWHLGNEKKKTMPTDLGFDVNIGGWTAWGPGSYFWPYNWKPNGKSPSRTSVPMLKEGGKEGEQLTDRLTQEALSLIDQRDPDKPFYLNFWYYSVHNKKEAKPELIKKYEQKIADMGLVETVRHDPKTGAKFITSETNPLYAAMIETLDDSVGRVIAKLKEIGEYENTLFVFFSDNGSTTNDVPCAPLNGGKNSTYEAGVRIPGFVVWNGEIKPGTEYEGAVFIGDIFNTIMAATGQEIPTDHPTDSVSLLPVFAGETLSPREFYWYFPDSRKHWGQRANAAIFDEKNGMKYIMFFTGEEDELYDIRADIGETTNLMGHYPEVSQVLQKKLIKFMNSHYGSLPTPPKKYKEGVMKRLNANDNGS; this is translated from the coding sequence ATGAAATTGTTTTTGAAGTATATGCTGGTGATCGGACTGGCGTCTCATGCCTTCGCGGCAGTCAAGCAACCTAATGTTGTGTTTTTTCTGGTGGATGATCTCGGATGGAAAGATTTAGGGTGTTTCGGAGCTGAGCTCTATGAAACACCGAATATCGACCAGCTGTGCTCGGAGGGCATCCGCTTTCCTCAGGCTTATAGTTCGGCCGCCATTTGCTCGCCAGCGCGAGCTACTGCGTTGACGGGAAAGCATTGCTTGAACTTAAACATGTGGAGCCATCAGCACACGATTCCGCAGGGGCAGAAGATACTTCCGCACTATTTGAAAGAGGCGGGCTACCAAACCTGGCACGTCGGGAAATGGCATCTGGGGAATGAAAAGAAGAAGACGATGCCTACGGACCTTGGCTTCGATGTAAATATTGGCGGTTGGACGGCTTGGGGGCCCGGTTCCTATTTTTGGCCATACAACTGGAAGCCAAATGGAAAAAGCCCTTCTCGCACAAGTGTGCCGATGTTGAAAGAGGGTGGTAAAGAGGGAGAGCAGCTCACGGATCGGTTGACCCAAGAGGCGTTGAGCCTAATCGATCAGCGTGATCCTGATAAACCGTTCTATCTGAACTTTTGGTATTATTCCGTTCATAATAAAAAAGAGGCAAAGCCAGAGCTGATTAAAAAATACGAGCAGAAAATCGCGGACATGGGGTTGGTAGAAACGGTTCGTCACGACCCTAAGACAGGTGCGAAGTTCATCACTAGTGAGACGAATCCGCTGTATGCAGCGATGATCGAAACACTCGACGATTCGGTGGGACGTGTCATCGCAAAGCTCAAAGAGATTGGTGAATATGAAAACACCTTGTTTGTCTTCTTCTCTGACAACGGTTCAACCACGAATGATGTGCCGTGTGCGCCGTTGAATGGCGGTAAGAACTCCACTTACGAAGCGGGCGTGCGCATTCCTGGGTTTGTGGTTTGGAACGGCGAAATTAAGCCCGGCACGGAATACGAAGGGGCGGTATTTATTGGCGATATATTTAATACAATTATGGCGGCAACGGGGCAGGAGATTCCGACTGACCACCCCACCGACAGCGTCTCCTTGTTGCCGGTCTTTGCGGGCGAAACGCTTTCGCCGCGTGAGTTTTACTGGTATTTTCCTGATAGCCGAAAACATTGGGGGCAACGGGCGAATGCCGCGATATTTGATGAAAAAAACGGCATGAAATACATCATGTTCTTCACGGGAGAAGAGGACGAATTGTATGATATACGAGCGGACATTGGTGAAACTACAAATTTGATGGGACACTATCCCGAAGTGTCACAGGTTTTGCAGAAAAAGCTGATTAAATTTATGAACAGTCATTACGGAAGCCTCCCGACACCGCCTAAAAAATATAAGGAAGGTGTTATGAAGCGGCTGAACGCAAATGATAATGGCAGCTGA
- a CDS encoding glycoside hydrolase family 95 protein, giving the protein MKNPAIYLSICIAACLTQVPLSAQHVLHYNAPAIPGEQAVEKKAEKEFIANALPLGNGRLGAMFSGGIDRELIVTNEITQWANSNRGLDPVAQSGSKPGAGKDLEKVREVYRAGKYGTKEGGMEWTANKYLCADMKLGNYSTFTEVQIDTGHDPKQVSNYRRALDLENALGQVSYSIGQANYTREYFVSHPHDAMVMHYTADNATLDLKIGTTTRHNTQVLKAAGNRITLLAEVELANDMAGFTQVIEVETTGGKVTPSKDGRLQVSGASAVTIYLVGYNDYLPVFPHFKGRDYQSEAKVALQKLVAGGYAAVKATHLADYKSQAQRMQLELDFEPSGLTTDKLLQAGGSVELDLLYFNYARYLQLGCSRSAPVPSNLQGLWNPHTKPAWNADYHFDINLAMNYWMVETANLPDSFSPYVEYMKIIAESGKHVASENYGINKGWSAALNSNVYGVAGPYNTGRRVQQAGHWLSQNLYDHYAFNQDPEYLKEIYPIIKGASEFFVDFLAPWKDGTLVVYPTWSPENYFLKRPYGARNKQSYGASWDQQLVLNLFTDCIEASRKLGVDENFRKTLEEIIPRLCPQKIGQHGQVQEWPEDWDDPKNTHRHISHLIALHPGRDISPLTTKELSDAALVTMGHRGDQSTGWSTGWKTCFWARLHNGDKAHWFYRFLNVERAYSNLFDFHPPFQIDGNFGGPAGVCEMLLQSHLRSIDNDAMDIAQAAYVAYQRDPKAPTHYIPVVPPAELADAPFILHLLPALPSAWPNGSVKGLRARGGFEVDLDWEEGQLVAAQVRAMRDGSFRIYADGKLSGLITLKKGESYRPNI; this is encoded by the coding sequence ATGAAAAATCCTGCTATTTACCTATCGATCTGTATTGCTGCCTGCTTGACGCAAGTGCCACTGAGCGCGCAGCATGTGCTTCACTACAACGCCCCAGCTATACCTGGAGAACAGGCAGTTGAGAAAAAGGCCGAGAAGGAATTCATTGCTAATGCCTTGCCGCTGGGAAACGGCCGCTTGGGGGCAATGTTTAGCGGGGGGATTGATCGTGAGCTGATCGTGACTAACGAAATTACTCAGTGGGCGAATTCTAATCGTGGACTTGATCCTGTTGCGCAGTCTGGCTCAAAGCCAGGAGCTGGCAAGGATCTTGAAAAAGTGCGCGAGGTGTATCGGGCGGGCAAATATGGCACTAAAGAAGGAGGCATGGAGTGGACTGCAAATAAATACCTTTGTGCCGATATGAAACTAGGGAACTACTCGACGTTTACCGAAGTGCAGATCGATACGGGGCATGATCCGAAACAAGTGTCCAACTATCGTCGAGCGTTAGATCTTGAGAATGCGCTTGGTCAGGTGAGTTATTCAATTGGTCAGGCAAACTATACGCGCGAGTATTTTGTCAGCCATCCACATGATGCGATGGTGATGCACTATACGGCGGACAACGCTACGCTAGATTTGAAAATCGGCACTACCACGCGTCACAATACGCAGGTTTTAAAGGCTGCAGGAAATCGAATCACGCTGTTGGCAGAGGTTGAATTGGCAAACGATATGGCGGGCTTTACGCAGGTGATTGAAGTCGAAACTACTGGCGGAAAAGTGACTCCATCTAAAGATGGTCGCCTACAAGTTTCGGGTGCGAGTGCAGTCACCATCTACCTCGTTGGTTACAATGATTACCTGCCAGTGTTCCCGCATTTTAAAGGGCGCGATTATCAGTCGGAGGCGAAGGTTGCACTGCAGAAGCTCGTGGCGGGTGGCTATGCTGCGGTGAAGGCCACGCACCTCGCCGACTACAAGTCACAAGCACAGCGCATGCAATTGGAGCTCGATTTTGAGCCGTCCGGATTGACGACTGACAAGTTACTCCAGGCAGGCGGTAGCGTTGAACTTGATCTACTGTATTTTAACTATGCACGCTATTTGCAGTTGGGGTGCTCGCGTTCGGCTCCAGTGCCATCGAATTTACAGGGTCTATGGAATCCTCATACAAAACCAGCATGGAATGCTGATTACCACTTCGACATTAACTTGGCGATGAACTACTGGATGGTGGAGACCGCAAATTTGCCGGATTCCTTTTCGCCCTACGTAGAATACATGAAGATTATTGCGGAGTCTGGAAAGCATGTCGCTAGTGAGAACTACGGTATTAATAAAGGGTGGTCCGCCGCGCTGAATAGCAATGTCTATGGAGTGGCAGGCCCTTACAATACAGGTCGTCGGGTGCAGCAAGCAGGGCACTGGTTGTCGCAAAATCTATACGATCACTACGCCTTCAATCAGGATCCTGAATACCTGAAGGAAATCTATCCAATCATCAAGGGGGCGTCCGAGTTCTTTGTCGATTTCCTAGCTCCATGGAAAGATGGCACTCTGGTGGTCTATCCCACTTGGTCTCCAGAAAATTATTTTCTAAAGCGCCCCTACGGAGCACGAAACAAGCAAAGCTATGGTGCCTCGTGGGATCAACAACTGGTCTTGAACCTTTTTACTGACTGCATCGAAGCCAGCCGAAAACTCGGCGTGGATGAGAACTTCCGCAAGACGCTGGAAGAAATAATCCCACGGCTATGTCCACAAAAAATTGGTCAACATGGACAGGTTCAAGAATGGCCTGAAGACTGGGATGATCCTAAGAACACCCACCGCCACATTTCTCACTTGATCGCGCTGCATCCGGGTAGAGATATTTCTCCTCTGACAACTAAAGAGCTTTCTGACGCAGCATTGGTGACCATGGGGCATCGCGGAGATCAATCGACGGGTTGGAGCACGGGTTGGAAAACCTGCTTCTGGGCGCGCCTTCACAATGGCGACAAGGCACACTGGTTTTACCGTTTTCTCAATGTAGAACGAGCCTATTCAAATCTCTTTGATTTTCATCCGCCGTTTCAGATTGATGGTAACTTCGGTGGCCCTGCCGGGGTCTGCGAAATGCTGCTGCAAAGTCATCTGCGTAGTATCGACAATGATGCAATGGATATTGCGCAAGCGGCCTATGTTGCCTACCAGCGTGATCCGAAGGCGCCGACTCATTACATCCCTGTGGTGCCGCCAGCCGAGTTGGCTGATGCGCCATTTATTCTGCACCTACTTCCAGCACTTCCGTCGGCATGGCCGAATGGTTCGGTGAAGGGGCTGCGTGCTCGCGGCGGATTCGAAGTCGATCTGGATTGGGAGGAGGGCCAGCTTGTGGCTGCGCAGGTTCGTGCGATGCGCGATGGCTCCTTCCGTATTTATGCAGATGGCAAGTTAAGCGGCTTAATCACTCTGAAGAAGGGTGAAAGCTATCGCCCGAATATATAG